One Dethiosulfovibrio russensis DNA segment encodes these proteins:
- a CDS encoding formate--tetrahydrofolate ligase produces ITGSIMTMPGLPKKPAALAIDVDENGRISGLF; encoded by the coding sequence ATAACCGGCTCCATAATGACCATGCCGGGGCTGCCCAAGAAACCGGCCGCTCTGGCGATAGACGTGGACGAAAACGGAAGAATCTCCGGATTGTTCTAG
- a CDS encoding PucR family transcriptional regulator, giving the protein MKKTPPPIKDRSFAPFAETLLKGGGLEDILQTIHNLSGFDCAFKLNSGKLHVFSRNTEFFEQIKTYPHRELLRIFHHTTVSQDDSVVGTLILNRPREEPSSPTDLLENATLALRLLLNRKHSELKVEQRYRDHCVQDLLFSRIRHPDELENRASLFGWDLSGSVTAVVAMAVDTDPEDRIRQTICHRLRAFYPKLIFADVGHHLALLIPSSTNGSKEIFETCRYVRDEIAPLKVRLGIGDPRSSFIDAGESYREACQAIEIMDRFLKDWAIARWSELGAYKLLSTLAQKSDGVDFMRQKLSPLVEYDKTNNTELMATLLAIDRGNWNLRTAADSLYVHYNTVKYRFKRICEVLSLDLDDNEQRFAVSLSLRIFLIHDSFKGRSGLLPSS; this is encoded by the coding sequence TTGAAAAAAACTCCACCCCCCATCAAAGACCGCTCATTTGCACCTTTCGCCGAGACCCTTCTAAAAGGTGGAGGGCTGGAGGACATTCTCCAAACTATCCACAACCTGTCCGGATTCGACTGCGCCTTTAAGCTCAATAGCGGAAAACTACACGTTTTCTCCAGAAATACCGAGTTCTTCGAGCAGATAAAGACCTATCCTCATCGGGAACTACTCCGGATATTCCATCACACAACCGTCAGTCAAGACGATAGCGTAGTGGGAACGCTGATACTTAATCGTCCTCGAGAAGAGCCTTCTTCGCCTACCGATTTATTGGAAAATGCAACTCTGGCTCTTAGGCTACTCCTCAATAGAAAGCACAGCGAGCTCAAGGTGGAACAGAGATACAGAGATCACTGCGTTCAAGACCTTCTTTTCTCCAGGATAAGGCACCCAGACGAACTGGAGAACAGGGCTTCTCTATTCGGATGGGACCTTTCTGGATCTGTAACGGCGGTGGTCGCAATGGCAGTGGATACCGACCCGGAAGACAGGATAAGACAGACCATATGTCATCGACTGAGGGCGTTCTACCCTAAGCTTATCTTCGCCGACGTGGGACACCATCTGGCACTTCTGATTCCCTCGTCGACCAACGGCTCCAAGGAGATATTCGAGACCTGTCGCTACGTAAGAGACGAGATAGCTCCTCTAAAGGTGAGACTAGGTATAGGTGATCCTCGATCTTCCTTCATAGACGCCGGAGAAAGTTACAGGGAAGCATGTCAGGCTATAGAGATAATGGATCGTTTTCTTAAAGACTGGGCCATCGCCAGATGGAGCGAGCTCGGAGCCTATAAACTCCTGTCCACCTTGGCACAGAAGAGCGACGGTGTAGACTTCATGAGACAAAAGCTAAGTCCACTTGTAGAATATGACAAAACGAACAACACGGAACTGATGGCAACCCTGCTGGCGATAGATAGGGGGAACTGGAACCTCAGGACAGCGGCGGACAGTCTGTACGTTCACTATAACACGGTAAAATACCGTTTCAAGAGAATCTGCGAGGTGCTATCGCTCGATCTGGACGACAACGAACAGCGTTTCGCCGTCAGCCTATCCTTGAGGATCTTTCTCATACACGATAGTTTCAAGGGCCGATCTGGACTATTGCCATCAAGCTGA
- a CDS encoding M20 family metallopeptidase, with the protein MPDKEIVQILQNLVRIRTTLPRGDERDCANYIASLFSKDRVKIKLLEHGGNRASLKISIPGDSEEKNLAFVGHMDTIDVDDPDSWTRSPFGAEHEDGKIYGKGTINAKGGLASIIAAGLAMVRSGINPPYPVHLCLSADEELNGIGAGALLKSGLMDEMDELVVVEPTSMSIALAEKGALWLEISVEGKECHSATPEKGVNAVTNFMKLASNLNQTLLKEPSHRLLGRNSCTVTKIEGGSNLNVVPGKARGVLDIRLLPSIDSEDIAKKAREIADEMESQTDSLKIEMREVNSQPPVGMHHSAPIVVNFKNICNSLNIPSEEIGIHPFTDASRLVPILGIPFVIFGPGDHNRSYTVDEWISVEEVCTAAEVFLRYAMGNDGKS; encoded by the coding sequence GTGCCAGACAAAGAAATCGTTCAAATACTGCAAAATCTCGTCAGGATAAGGACCACCCTTCCCAGAGGAGATGAGAGGGACTGCGCCAATTATATTGCCTCCCTGTTTTCTAAGGATAGAGTAAAAATAAAACTACTGGAACACGGGGGCAATAGGGCTTCTTTGAAGATCTCCATACCGGGAGATTCAGAGGAGAAGAACCTGGCCTTCGTGGGACACATGGACACTATAGACGTGGACGACCCCGACTCCTGGACCAGATCACCCTTCGGGGCCGAACACGAAGACGGAAAGATTTACGGAAAGGGAACCATCAACGCCAAAGGTGGATTGGCATCGATCATAGCCGCAGGTCTGGCAATGGTAAGGTCCGGCATCAACCCGCCCTATCCCGTCCACCTTTGCCTATCCGCCGACGAGGAGTTGAACGGCATAGGAGCCGGCGCTCTTCTTAAAAGCGGACTTATGGATGAGATGGACGAACTCGTGGTGGTCGAACCTACATCTATGTCTATAGCGTTGGCCGAAAAAGGAGCCCTTTGGCTAGAGATATCGGTAGAGGGGAAAGAATGTCACAGTGCCACACCGGAAAAAGGAGTGAACGCCGTTACGAACTTCATGAAACTCGCATCCAATCTAAACCAGACTCTGCTTAAGGAGCCATCTCACAGACTTCTGGGAAGAAACAGCTGCACCGTCACCAAGATCGAGGGAGGCTCTAATCTCAACGTGGTCCCAGGCAAAGCCAGAGGGGTTCTGGATATAAGGCTTCTGCCCTCGATCGATTCGGAAGATATAGCGAAAAAAGCGAGAGAAATAGCGGATGAGATGGAATCTCAGACCGATTCACTCAAAATCGAGATGAGAGAAGTCAACTCACAGCCTCCGGTGGGAATGCATCACAGCGCTCCGATAGTGGTCAACTTCAAGAATATATGTAATTCACTAAATATCCCATCGGAAGAGATCGGAATACATCCCTTTACCGACGCCTCTAGACTGGTACCGATTCTGGGCATACCTTTCGTCATATTCGGTCCCGGAGACCACAACAGAAGCTATACGGTCGACGAGTGGATCTCGGTCGAGGAGGTCTGCACTGCTGCGGAGGTATTCCTAAGATACGCCATGGGAAACGACGGAAAGTCTTAA
- a CDS encoding TRAP transporter small permease: protein MNLLTKINRFFEIFERNVVAYSIIIMALVSIGNVISRNLFQHSWTYAEEVSQFTIIWVTFIGASYAARKGVHIRMSAIYDVMPETMRKIMMLIMTAGTAFLMFVLCYYSSRYTMKLFISGRMSPALRFPLYLIIMWVPLGFFMTGLQYALTFIKNLRNSEIYVAPNVVDGESETDEFMV from the coding sequence ATGAATCTACTTACAAAGATCAACCGTTTCTTCGAGATTTTCGAAAGAAATGTCGTCGCCTACAGCATCATCATAATGGCGCTGGTCAGCATAGGAAACGTAATAAGTCGCAATCTATTTCAACATAGCTGGACCTATGCGGAGGAGGTAAGTCAGTTCACCATAATCTGGGTAACGTTCATAGGTGCCAGTTATGCGGCGAGAAAAGGCGTCCATATCAGGATGTCCGCCATATACGACGTAATGCCCGAAACCATGAGAAAGATAATGATGCTCATAATGACCGCCGGAACCGCTTTTTTGATGTTCGTCCTTTGCTACTATTCCTCCCGTTATACTATGAAACTTTTTATATCCGGCCGGATGTCTCCGGCTCTTAGATTCCCTCTCTACCTAATAATCATGTGGGTCCCTCTTGGTTTTTTCATGACCGGACTTCAATATGCGCTCACGTTCATCAAAAATCTACGAAATTCCGAGATTTACGTCGCTCCTAACGTCGTCGACGGAGAGAGCGAAACCGACGAGTTTATGGTTTAG
- a CDS encoding TRAP transporter large permease, translating into MLITLVGVMTALLLLGFPMMVPLMAGALVTLIFYFPNLDPTMLMQQVIGGIQSMSLIAVPMFIFAADIMTAGEVADRLLHFVVRFIGHKRGGLPIATAGACTLFGAVSGSTQATVVAIGGPMRPMLMDAGYSSSFSTALIINSAEIALLIPPSIYMIVYGVVGGASVGELFIAGVGPGLLIFLFFSLYCWFVSDPHNIATKATWKERMTALKEALLSFTFPLIIFGGIYSGVFSPTEAAAVSVLYAFLLERFVYKSITFKDIPKLALRTGVVTAIVFILIAVGQAFSWTISFARIPNIILPALLGADPTQLRILTVLSIAYFLGCMFVDPVVVIMILTPIFRGPVAASGLDNVLVGTIVTLQAAIGSSTPPFGCNIFTAIPIFRQKYLDVVKGVPPFIIMMVIISALLVMFPQIALFLRDLAISR; encoded by the coding sequence ATGTTGATAACCCTTGTAGGCGTCATGACGGCTTTGCTGCTTCTCGGATTCCCGATGATGGTTCCTCTCATGGCGGGGGCTTTAGTGACTTTGATCTTCTACTTTCCCAATCTTGACCCGACCATGCTGATGCAACAGGTCATCGGGGGGATACAGTCCATGTCGCTGATAGCTGTACCTATGTTCATCTTCGCCGCAGATATAATGACCGCCGGCGAGGTGGCGGACAGATTGCTTCACTTCGTCGTTAGATTCATAGGCCATAAAAGAGGAGGACTTCCCATAGCCACAGCCGGTGCCTGCACCTTGTTCGGAGCTGTATCGGGCTCCACCCAGGCCACGGTGGTCGCCATAGGAGGCCCGATGAGGCCGATGTTGATGGACGCGGGATACTCATCCTCCTTCTCCACGGCACTGATAATCAACTCCGCCGAGATCGCACTGCTGATACCGCCGAGCATATATATGATCGTCTACGGCGTCGTCGGAGGGGCCTCGGTTGGAGAACTGTTCATCGCCGGGGTCGGTCCCGGACTTTTGATCTTCCTGTTCTTTTCCCTCTACTGCTGGTTCGTGTCGGATCCCCATAATATCGCGACCAAGGCGACATGGAAAGAACGGATGACCGCGCTGAAAGAGGCTCTTTTGAGCTTCACCTTCCCTCTCATAATATTCGGAGGAATCTACTCGGGAGTATTCAGCCCTACGGAGGCGGCAGCCGTCTCGGTTCTATACGCTTTCCTTCTGGAGCGATTCGTGTATAAATCCATAACATTTAAGGACATTCCCAAACTAGCCCTCCGTACCGGGGTGGTAACAGCAATTGTGTTCATTCTGATAGCCGTGGGACAGGCTTTTTCCTGGACGATCTCTTTCGCCAGGATACCGAACATAATTCTTCCGGCCCTTCTCGGGGCCGATCCGACTCAGCTTCGCATCCTTACGGTTCTCTCCATCGCCTACTTCCTGGGATGCATGTTCGTGGATCCGGTGGTGGTAATAATGATCCTGACACCAATATTCAGAGGACCTGTAGCGGCTTCCGGGCTGGACAACGTCCTAGTTGGAACGATAGTGACCCTTCAGGCCGCGATCGGATCTTCGACGCCGCCGTTCGGTTGCAACATATTCACAGCGATACCGATATTCCGTCAGAAATACCTGGACGTGGTGAAGGGAGTTCCTCCCTTCATAATAATGATGGTCATAATCTCGGCACTTCTTGTCATGTTCCCACAGATCGCCCTCTTCCTTAGGGACCTGGCGATATCGAGATAA